A genomic segment from Clarias gariepinus isolate MV-2021 ecotype Netherlands chromosome 11, CGAR_prim_01v2, whole genome shotgun sequence encodes:
- the LOC128533500 gene encoding tripartite motif-containing protein 16-like isoform X1, producing the protein MEMDGFFNDHTASPDDRYAGPGDVECDSCTGRKRKAVKSCEDCKTSYCEHHLKPHLQSPAFKRHKLMEACELQEKFCSQHNKLIDIYCRTDQSFICYMCMMGEHKDHDRVLAEAERSKQQPELEEMQLQFQQRIQTKMERMQKLKQSVDSIKMRARAAVDDNEKIFTELISLMEKKRSEVTEKIRAQEKAELSRAERLLKPLEKEIADLKRRVTEMKKLSQTEDDVHFLQSFPSLCVSPGCEDSPSFTVNQHLSFDGVQKSLSDLRKRIEEIFEEEFNKINPRAAVQTGVLSKPKREDFLQYFRYLTLDPNTAHDQLILSERSRAVTRVKEAQQYCQHPERFDSSLQVLCRESVCGRCYWEVECKGMGVDVSVSYKEIRRKGESKECDFGYNSKSWNLQCYPTSVSFWHNNIQTKLPGPSPSRIGVYVDHSAGTLAFISISDTMSLLHRVRTTFTQPLFAGFRICYYNSAVNLCDLK; encoded by the exons ATGGAAATGGATGGTTTTTTTAATGACCACACTGCTTCTCCTGATGATCGTTACGCTGGacctggagatgtggagtgtgattcCTGCACCGGGAGAAAACGCAAAGCTGTCAAGTCCTGTGAGGACTGTAAGACCTCCTATTGTGAACACCATCTTAAACCTCATCTTCAGTCTCCTGCCTTTAAGAGGCACAAATTAATGGAAGCCTGTGAGCTCCAAGAGAAATTCTGCTCTCAGCATAACAAACTGATCGACATCTACTGTCGTACTGACCAAAGCTTCATCTGTTACATGTGTATGATGGGAGAACATAAAGATCATGATAGAGTTTTAGCTGAAGCAGAAAGAAGTAAACAACAG CCTGAGCTAgaggaaatgcaattgcaattcCAGCAGAGGATACAAACGAAGATGGAAAGGATGCAGAAGCTGAAACAGTCTGTTGACTCaattaaa ATGCGTGCACGAGCAGCAGTAGATGACAATGAGAAgatctttactgagctgatcagCCTTATGGAGAAAAAGCGCTCGGAGGTGACAGAGAAgatcagagctcaggagaaaGCTGAACTGAGTCGAGCTGAACGACTCCTGAAGCCACTGGAGAAAGAGATTGCTGATCTTAAGAGGAGAGTCACTGAGATGAAGAAGCTTTCACAAACAGAAGATGATGTCCACTTCCTCCAG AGTTTCccgtctctctgtgtttctccTGGATGTGAGGACTCACCCAGCTTTACTGTCAATCAACATCTCTCATTTGATGGAGTGCAGAAATCTCTTTCAGATCTGAGAAAACGAATTGAAGAAATCTTTGAGGAAGAATTCAACAAAATTAATCCACGTG CTGCAGTTCAGACGGGTGTACTCTCAAAACCAAAAAGAGAAGATTTTCTGCAGT ATTTTCGTTatctgactctggatcccaacacAGCACACGATCAGCTCATTCTGTCTGAGAGGAGCAGAGCAGTGACACGGGTTAAGGAAGCACAGCAATACTGTCAGCATCCAGAGAGGTTTGACTCCTCGCTTCAGGTGTTGTgtcgagagagtgtgtgtggacgctgttactgggaggtAGAGTGTAAGGGTATGGGTGTGGACGTATCAGTCTCATATAAAGAGATcaggaggaaaggagagagtaaaGAGTGTGATTTTGGATACAACAGTAAGTCCTGGAATCTGCAATGTTATCCTACTTCTGTATCTTTCTGGCACAACAACATTCAGACTAAGCTCCCAGGTCCATCACCATCCAGGataggagtgtatgtggatcacagtgcaggaactctgGCCTTTATCAGCATCTCTGACACGATGAGTCTCCTCCACAGAGTCCGcaccacattcactcagcctctgtTCGCTGGGTTCAGGATATGTTATTATAACTCAGCTGTGAATTTATGTGATctaaagtaa
- the LOC128533500 gene encoding tripartite motif-containing protein 16-like isoform X2: MQPELEEMQLQFQQRIQTKMERMQKLKQSVDSIKMRARAAVDDNEKIFTELISLMEKKRSEVTEKIRAQEKAELSRAERLLKPLEKEIADLKRRVTEMKKLSQTEDDVHFLQSFPSLCVSPGCEDSPSFTVNQHLSFDGVQKSLSDLRKRIEEIFEEEFNKINPRAAVQTGVLSKPKREDFLQYFRYLTLDPNTAHDQLILSERSRAVTRVKEAQQYCQHPERFDSSLQVLCRESVCGRCYWEVECKGMGVDVSVSYKEIRRKGESKECDFGYNSKSWNLQCYPTSVSFWHNNIQTKLPGPSPSRIGVYVDHSAGTLAFISISDTMSLLHRVRTTFTQPLFAGFRICYYNSAVNLCDLK; this comes from the exons ATGCAG CCTGAGCTAgaggaaatgcaattgcaattcCAGCAGAGGATACAAACGAAGATGGAAAGGATGCAGAAGCTGAAACAGTCTGTTGACTCaattaaa ATGCGTGCACGAGCAGCAGTAGATGACAATGAGAAgatctttactgagctgatcagCCTTATGGAGAAAAAGCGCTCGGAGGTGACAGAGAAgatcagagctcaggagaaaGCTGAACTGAGTCGAGCTGAACGACTCCTGAAGCCACTGGAGAAAGAGATTGCTGATCTTAAGAGGAGAGTCACTGAGATGAAGAAGCTTTCACAAACAGAAGATGATGTCCACTTCCTCCAG AGTTTCccgtctctctgtgtttctccTGGATGTGAGGACTCACCCAGCTTTACTGTCAATCAACATCTCTCATTTGATGGAGTGCAGAAATCTCTTTCAGATCTGAGAAAACGAATTGAAGAAATCTTTGAGGAAGAATTCAACAAAATTAATCCACGTG CTGCAGTTCAGACGGGTGTACTCTCAAAACCAAAAAGAGAAGATTTTCTGCAGT ATTTTCGTTatctgactctggatcccaacacAGCACACGATCAGCTCATTCTGTCTGAGAGGAGCAGAGCAGTGACACGGGTTAAGGAAGCACAGCAATACTGTCAGCATCCAGAGAGGTTTGACTCCTCGCTTCAGGTGTTGTgtcgagagagtgtgtgtggacgctgttactgggaggtAGAGTGTAAGGGTATGGGTGTGGACGTATCAGTCTCATATAAAGAGATcaggaggaaaggagagagtaaaGAGTGTGATTTTGGATACAACAGTAAGTCCTGGAATCTGCAATGTTATCCTACTTCTGTATCTTTCTGGCACAACAACATTCAGACTAAGCTCCCAGGTCCATCACCATCCAGGataggagtgtatgtggatcacagtgcaggaactctgGCCTTTATCAGCATCTCTGACACGATGAGTCTCCTCCACAGAGTCCGcaccacattcactcagcctctgtTCGCTGGGTTCAGGATATGTTATTATAACTCAGCTGTGAATTTATGTGATctaaagtaa